The Lates calcarifer isolate ASB-BC8 linkage group LG7_2, TLL_Latcal_v3, whole genome shotgun sequence DNA window GCATATTTGCCAAATTTGCAttcaaaatatttacatttgagaatAAGTGCCAAAGATATAACCTTTGTGGacagatgtgaatgtgaagtgGTCTTGGTTTTGGCCCATTTTACCCATAATTACCAGTCTATTGTCACAGATTTGACATCATTCACCATTGAAGATCTAAAAACCTCCAGAAATGTTGACTTTGCTCTCTGCCCTTCTCATCTTTCTTTATCAGTCTATCGATCCATCCGTTGCTTTTACCATCTGGGCCTTTCATCCACACTCTGAAATGAATTGTCTTTTTCTCAGTTCTCAGTCCTCCTCCCACTttttcatctccttctgtttgtcattccatttcctctcatttcttcccctcttccctacttccttttccctctcctccctgagGGCTTCATTGTTACATTTCTAATGTTAATCATTTTCCCTTTGTAATTTCACCATCATCCTTTTCCTCAgccctctccatctccatctcttctttccattttctccagGGTCAGACCTCTTCCccctttccccctctccctcttctcctcctcccttaccccctccttcccctcctctcctatGACTCCATCTCTTCACTCAGTGAACCCCCAGAGACACCCGTTCTATTTGTAGCGGCTGAACGAGGAATGGGAAATGATGTGGCATTCAGTTCTgtggcagacagacaggggaaTAGCAAGGAACCTACAGCTCCTCCCCGTCCGCcaaacccaaaacacacacacacacacacactctgtgggCATGATGGGAAAAGGGATGTGCATGtgctcaaacacacataatCCACTTGGTGGATGCAAATCATGCTTTATTCAAAGCTATTAGGACCacagtgtcacagcagcagcatgcagtAGCACAGAAAAACTGGCGAAgtcttaaaataaacaaattctaAATTATCTATGGCCATAAATGTCCAAAATTTACTTCAATATAGTTATTCGTCTGGTATTATCTTAGAATTTTTCCCCAACCAAGCCTCCTGTTTTAAAACTTTCATCTGCCATGTTCTGTTGGAAACAGGCTGGTTtatctttttcatattttggttGTTAAATTGGACTTTGATTAAATTCAAGTATTAAAATGCATCAAAGGTTTTCAATCCTCAGACCAATTAACACCAAAAATCCAACCAAAACATTTCTGGGTGTCTGAAAAATGaagataattattatttattattatactatgctgtttgttttagagtTTCTAGGCACCGTCAGCATGCTAACGAGCTCACAATGACAGCgttaacatgctaatatttggCAGGTACGATGTTCACCtgttcaccatcttagcttATCATGTTAGCATAACAgccatcaatccatccatctatccattttCTATAACACCTATCCTTTGGTGGGAGGGGggtggagccaatcccagctgacattgggccAGAGGCAGGGAacaggttgccagtctatcGCAGCatactgatatatatatatatatatatatatatatggcatatatataataaaacaaagttattCATGGTGGAGGGGAGGTTGTGTTTGATTGGTTGAGGCTGCTTCCGAAGAGCAAACTGGCTCTCTGCTCTTTGCTCTTTGAGGGGAAGTTAAATACGTCTGACTGATAAACCACCTGAGCCTGCTGAGGGCTTTGTTTTCACCCTCCGCCTCGATCTGTCTTTCCACTCCTGCATATCTTGTCGCATTGCTTATACAGTGCAACTTTTCAGGCCAATCTCAGGAGGCAACTGCTTTGCCTGAGTGTAGTAACTATTGTAGAGCTGACttcaagtgaaaaaaaaaaaaattttttttgcCTGAAGGCTTCACCTAAACCGTGAAGCAAACAGATGcaaacatgtgcacacaaacccCCATGGGCAGATCAGATCAGAGACAAAGGctgaaaaatagaaattagGTTTTCACGCAGCAATACCTTGTTGTCAGGAAACAACTTAATAAAGCTGAATAGGATGTTTGTCGAGAAAATGACCTGTGGTGTCACCTTGCTTGTCTGCAGCAtcattcaaactgaaaataaactgtttttagGTTGCTTTGCATTGGAAACATCATACCATGTATCTGTCTTTTtactcctctcttctttctacTCTGTCACTCTCTatcttctctccttctcactgtctcctctctcccatctttaatttcctctttctttccctgccTATCACTATCCACCTCTGCATCTCATCTTTCaactctatctctgtctctccctcactctgcCTCTAAATCTTTCcttatctctctcctccaccatccATCTTTCATAAGCGTTTTTACCACACTAGAGCAGTAAATTTAGGCATCGCCTGTATTTACACAACAtgcacagtaaaataaaaaatatattcactTAAATAGCTCTGCAGTGCACTGTTGGTGCTGTCTAGTAGTGGCTTTGTATCTGTACTGACAGCTACATTTCTCTGTCAGGTGTGGTTcattgatgttttatccagaaCTTACAGTTTGAAGTTAGTCTTTTAACTACTGTATGTCCGCAAGGAGTACAAATTATttaatatatgtattttgtGATATAGAACGTTCTGGTTTAGTGGTGTTTCACAGGAGTGGGCTTTACAGCACATTACATGAACCAGGCCAATTTGGCAGCGTCACATCTGTGAAGGCAGACAGGTGGAATAAAAGGTTATAAAAATGGTCAGATCTCCCTCCAGTTTCTCCCTCTGTGCCCAGATGGATTAAATGACaaagggtgtgtgtgggtgtgggcatgagtgtgtgtcctgttcCTAAAGGCGCAGTCATGACAGtataaaaaacagacatttagcATTAAAACCTATTAATTCAAAGGGGATCACCACTGGACTGAAGTTAATCCACATGAAATTTCAACATGCAAGGTTCCACCATTGACCAACAGCAAGCCTTAACCTTTGAGGAGCGAATCAGAGTGGAGGAAATTATCACAACTTATTGGCGGTGTTGCACCAACCACATTCTTTTAAAGAAAGACTATGCAGCCTAACGTTTACTGAACAACAACCATTATGGATACTAGAACACTGAATTTCTGTCTGTTCATACCTACTTCAAAAAATAACAGTTACACAGCGATATCCACAGTTCATTAGCCTTGATAAGTTAACTAGTACTAATGAGCTGATGGTTAGCTAGCAAGCTAGTTAGCCTGCCTCATGGACCTATTATTCCACCAGCTAGTCCTCTATGTAGTGAGGTCACCATGTAGTGAGTTCTCCAGTCATTTTGTGACTACATAAAGTATTCAGAAAGaatacactttatttatttgcacAGTCTGGGTTTATTAGCCCCAAAACAGACAATGTACCAACTGTAGCTGTAATGTAGCTGGTGAAGTCcaaatgctttaaaaatgcagGACCCTGTTGCTGTTTGAGGATTAAGCCTTGGAGTTAGGTTtgggttagggtaaggggctaAGGAATGCATAAGGGTACAggcctgtgtgtatgtctgctaGTTCAGTGTGCTCCCTACATATAAATGCAGACAGATTTTTGATAACATGCCAGCAAAGCTTTTTAGCTGAGGCTTTTTGTCAGCTCAGGTATACTAAGTGCTTTCTCTCTTCATTACTTTCACTCAGCACTGCTCTGTCCCCAGCCCCTTCACACCCTCCTCacctgcttttcctcctcctcctcctccttcttatGGCATTTCTTCTCATGctgccctctctctgtccttgtaACATTATGCCAGTGCCTCTCCACTTGCATGTGTCTCCTCTTTTATCGCTCATCACCCTCTCTGAGACCCTCAACGCCTTATTGCCACCAAACCTCTCTTCATCTCACTTACACttgtctctcccttttttcctttgttcttgaattccctttgttttttgctgttttatacACTCATTTGTTCCTCATTTGCTCTTTTATTGCTTTCCTGTTCCCTTTATTCCCTTTATTCATTCATGTCCGTCCCTTTCTTCCATCCATCTGCCTGTCCTGCCTGCCCCTCAGctcatttattctttattcctTATTTTCATTCAGCTGTCTGTCCTAGcattcctcttttctttgcctttatttcattcattccctcttttttctcaactaaatccatccatcctacCTTCCTCTGGGtatctcttctcctctgtcccctTTCTTGGCTTCTTTCCCTCTACAGTATACCTATTGATTCATTCCTTCCTCCTTCACTCTTCCCTTTCCTTCCATCTGCCCACCTTCCTCTCTACAAGTCCTATcattttcccattttcttttattcccctccttttttccttttcctccttctctcttctctctctgtccatgcTTCCTGAACTTCattccctttttcttttatttttccgTGCTTACTTTTTTATTGGCTTTAATTCATTCCTTTTCTCAACAGTCTTCCTTTTCTTGGCACGGTCCATCCTGTactcctcttcatctttccaACCTtccttcatctttttctctctttccttctatATCCATGGATTCACattattctctttctctctttctattcaCCTTATATcattttgtcaaataaaataatttctccAGTGGCACTGTATCTCCCTCCAGGCCTCCCTCAAGGGTTTATGCATTTGCTATATTGCATTTATTGATGAACGTTCtctaaatgtttattttaacacaagTGTTTTGAATGTTGCTTTCAGGTCACTTTTcactttcttccctctcttccctctctttcctctctgccccaccttccttcctctttccctttcccAGACTGGCAGGTTGCTACGCTGGCCCTGTTGCTAGGGGGTGGAGCCCTGGTGCTGATGTCATTCCTGGTCGCTCTGGTTGCTGTGTGCATCGGCACGAGGCGGCGATTTTACGGACCCGTCGCTTTCATGCTCTTTGCTGCAGGTCAGTGCACGcttacacatgaacacatgaactGTAGTCTATACACAGTCTTGGGTTGATGCCCACTTACTCATTATACTACTCATTAAGTACACATActtaatgacacacacacacacacacaaaataagatTACTTAATTAGCCAATTTAGACAAGGTAGCTGGAAGGTTGCGGGGTAATCACATTGAAAACTGACATGCATTCAAATGATAATCCTTACTTACTGATTAAATAGGCACACAGACTgcacacaaactctctctctcacacacacacacacacacagttcctctCTGCCTCAAACTCATTTGGAGAAAATCCTATTTTTATGATTTGAGCCCAGCAGGGTGGCAGCGGGGCGTCACGCCTGTCCGTTTAATTTCCCCAGTCTGTCCCAATCTCAAGTTGGACAACTGTGAAGTTTCCACatatttcctcttctctcttcccgGAATAatcggggaaaaaaaaaaaaattttaagatatatatttcattttgcaGAGCTGGATGTTTTGTCTGTGAGAGGCTTTTCTCAATTATGCTGTGCAAACTACAGAAGTGAGTGAACACTAAAATGGAAATCATCCTAACTGAAAGGGATGGTGCAGAGGCTTACAGAAACTATGTGGTTTGTCATGAACttagttttcttttcctggaaAAGGCTTGCATGAATAACGAAAATACGTGAAAGGATTGGAATTAAACATCCTTATTATGTCAGGATTGACATTTGACTGCTCATTCAAACTGAATAATTTTGCATGCTATAGTGATGGAGAAGCTTTTCCTTCTTTAGcatcagcaaacaaacagacactgtgacatttacagCTTGAATACATGTAGCGCTGCAAAGTAGGAGCGCCACTGGTTCTGAATATATTTTTCTCCCACTGCAaatttcatgtcagtgttttctttaattacAGTAACTTTTGAAAAGAAACACAGGGGTCTCATAGATAATTTAACAATGCTGTTGATTTATGTTCAGTTTAATTAACAGGTTTGGCATGGCAGgtagcttttaaaaaaataaaaataaacctcTGTTGTATATACAAACAAATCCACTATTGGTATGAAAACTGTGGAAGATTTTAAAtgcataaatgaaaacaaacacagaaataaagtaaaaacagtacactgtatttcctgtttcataattaaatgaaaaacattagaTGACAGTTAGAGTGACATGAATTTTCCATGCCTCATTGTATATCAAAtctaaacacaggaaaacaaaatgaagaggTATATTATATTCTAGTGTAGTCCATAAGGGGGGAAGCATAGACCTGTTGATGTGATGTGCAAAGCGCTGTCATTAGTTGTCATGCGGAGATGCAAATgagctttttcttttataaGATGGAGAAGCACTGTTCATGCcagaatgaaacaaaatcaaCAGCTCAGTCTCAGATGTGGGGGTGGGCCATGGGCAGAGCTAACATGAGgtaatagagtggtgcaggaatgagtcctaaagCCTGGAAAGAAGTTAGCACTTCTcttgtcccaaagtcagtgggttttttgaatgggtttttggttagatgcctgaaataaggtctgtggttaatATAAGCgcaagacattttcactttttattgtCAGATATGGCAGAAAATACCCTgcttgtgatttaaaaaaaaaaaaaaaaaaaacttgtacGTGTCTTAATAAAGGCAGTTGCTAAGTGGCTAAATGGGTCTACACAGGTTGTCAATATCATAATGCCGCACGTGAAAACCAATCTACTTACCACTCCGCCTTTATAGCCTTTTTATACTTGCATTTTTTCAAACTAAATCTCTAAGAGGAGAGGCTTTTAGAGGTCAGTACTAGACTAaattacaagttggaagcttagtggtggtgacactgaggtcatgtaACCTTGGTGTAGTTCGCTTATAGCCTATTATTAGTGTTTTACTTCTGTCAGTTGTATTTAAGAAGAATTTGAAAGACAGCCACAATTTAAGAATTCTAGACATTGTGGTATCAACAATGCAGGCATGCGTTAACAGGATGAAAAACCttctgaaaaaatatttataatcaTGTTATCTTGTGAGGCTGGTCTCACCATAAAGAAAGTGGAACTACATGTACCCATACACTCATTAATCATCATTTactcattatttatttacttaacaAAAAGTCCAACTGCACCGCTTTgattcaataataataaatacttaAAGCAAAAGTAATTAGATATAATTTTAGAGCTTGGGTAGCAGAGATCAGTAATCTATGAATACTtaacatacaaacaaactgaaataattaaaacactAGCTGTCAAAATCAGCTTGTTTTACCATGGAGGGGCACAAACAAGCTTTCTAAACTAAATCTTAAAAGTCGAGCACAGAGGGAAGGGGTTTTTGGGTGGACTATAAAGGGACCCTCAGTGAATGATAGATCACATACACACTTCTTAACAACCAACTACCTCTTTAAGGCTTGTTTTTCACACCATCTGTGTtaatatgtgcatgttttttggGAAATTATGCATTctgtgtagtttttgtttgttgtgcagGAAAGTGTCAGAGCCTGTTTACACTCCTACAAGATGAATCCGCTTTGAAGAAATAATGATTGATGTGTTCTACTTAGTTGTACTGCCCCCCTTTAAAAATCTACCTCTTGGCCCACCCCACCTTTCCCCTCCCCCTGTCCTTTTACCTCCCCTCATCCTTCCATCCTTCCATAAACTTAACCCTGTAGTCCAGCTCTTATCCTTCTTCTCCTATCTTTAtatcctctcttctctttcctcctttctcaaCCAACAttccttctccttccctcttgTCTGAttaagttttgatttattttgtttttctaaaatgtgttaaatgaaaTTAACAGAGCTAAATGACTCCCCCTCAGGGCATGCAGCTCTCTTCTCGACCCAGTTGATGCTAATTTCTGCAAATTTtctagtattttttttttatgcgACTGCTAAAAgatgtaaaagagaaaaagtgtgACCAAATCCAATGAAGTCAAAGCCACTTGAGAGGAGACCCATTTTACATTAGGAAGTTTGTTCAGAATGTACTTTTTGATTCAATAAgtaattatctttaaaaaaatgaagaaaaaaaagaaagaaagaaagaaagaaagaaattaaactCTACCTAACAacattttgaaaactgaaatacaacaaTCTTTCTTCAGTGTTGATTCACATGTTTGTTCTATTGCAACTGTTGTTTTGCaattgataataatgataatggtGATTGAAATCCTTCTGTCTCTTCCAGCTGGCACTCAGGCTGGTATCTTTTGTAATAGCTATACTAAATATAGATATTGACTGcagaatatttaacatttttttcatcctcCAATCTTTGTCCTCATCATCTAGTTCATCGCCTACATGATCTATAAAGAGTAATTTAAAAGATGAGTATGGACAGGTTTCCCACTGACAGTTGTGGAAGTAGATTACACACAGCAGAGTGCAGAATGCACATTGCCCCAGTGTCATGGCAGCTAATATATGGACATTTCCACTGTTTAGAAAAAAGACTAAGAGTCAGCCATGTTAGAGGCTATGTGCCACTGTGCTTAGGTGTAGTGGTTCttaaagctaacattagcatgctaacatgctcacaaaagGAAAAGTCATCACCAAAGTCAGCAGGATACATAGTCGATAACATTTTctacaaaatatatttgctgttgTAATTAAGTTGtatgtaaattaaatttttaGGTCACTATGTTTCTATGTTATATGAGAAATGCCCTGTGAGTGCCCCAGGCATCATTATTACAAGCATAATGACATGATGCCTTTCCATTCAAAGTCTAAACCCAGGTCAAACTGATCGACAAAGCACTGGACACAGGACAAACATTTGTAATGGTCATTAACCTGCAGTAACAGCGTGAGCCTTCTTGTCTTAAAACCAGCTTCTTCCTCACCCATCTCTGGTGTTGATCTCCCATCACTTGGAAATCTAAATATTTTCCTGTCTCTGTTGAATTAAGAAATGATACTTTGCCCTGTCGTTaccatctctgtgtctctttcagttGTCCTTCAGGCCTGCAGTTTGGTCCTCTACCCCATCAAGTTCATTGAGAGTATCAACCTGAGAATCTACCATGAGTTCAACTGGGGCTATGGCCTGGCCTGGGGGGGAACCATCTTCTCCTTTGGTGGGGGAATCCTGTATTGCCTCAACCCCAAGAACTACGAGGAGTACTACTAGGCCAGATTCAAGCTGGAAACCTTACGAGTTACATGCTGGGAGAGGTATTCAGGGGGGCAAGGACGGGCTTTTcaggggtggggaggggggacCTTTTAAAGGCTCAATTACCAAAAACTGTAAGGAATACTGTACAGTGGATTTGAGCCAAAAAACTGTATTACAGTTGGGATGAAACAGGAGGTCAGGAGATTTCTTCTCAGTCAACAAAAGCGTGAGCTGAGACTGATGGGTATTTGAACTGGCAACACTAATGTCAGCAAGCCCGTCGAGGGGAGGGGTTTGGGGGTGGGCAGGGGTCTTACTGGTTTATTCCGAGGACTTGTGACACACCTGGGACACACAACCACCTTCGTTGTGAACAAAACTGCAAGAACTACTCTTATTATGTCAGTAGCAACAACCCAACCTATTGACTCTGTTACCTGGGAAACAGGATATCAGACTGGGAGGCTTTTACCGCACGTttacacacgcatgcacatgCAAAAGAGGAGTGTATACCTTCACCTGTCAACATCAAATACTCAAACTGGACGTCTTCAAAAATCTAACCCCCAGTCTCTTGATCCATCATCATCGGTAGTACTTAGTCATGGCATTTTGTTTTCCAGAGTCCTCTGAAGTTCTTAAACTTTCACAAGGACGTGGAAGAGGATCAGACACTAAAGTTGCGCTTCATAACTTTTCATAAGACAGATAGATTCCTCTTGGGGAGGGGAGGTAAGAGAGgggaataaaataaagacacCCGATCAATATTCTGTTATCGAGCCACTTGTCTGTTACTGTGGCAACCCACAGGGTgtgcacacacagctgtcatgATTGATTAGCCGTGGTCGGAGGTGTGAGACGGGACTGCGCTCAGCTGCCTCCAAGGGTCTGCTAAATTTCGATTCTCTATCGAGCCAAGTTTCTGCGCACCGTGATGTTCTGAAcatccttcctcctctggtCCAGCACCGCTGCTTCATTTCTTGGATGGGAGTGTCTGTTATTCATACTACAGGCAGATACAGTCTCTCAGTGgccatgtttacatgcacaacaGTAGTTAAAGACAGTTAGGATCTCTGTTCTGAATGTAATTATGTGATTATATACTCAGCTGAATTAAGTACAGTCACAGGTAGACTCCACTAGACTGTTAGCTATGGAGCTATGGAGTCCAGGGCTGTGTCCAAATCCCTCATATTTACTGTGTGCACCATACTCAAGGGTGTTGGTATGGCCTCAGAACGATTTGTGGACATTATCAAATTAtcaaaacacattcatattaatATAACAAATTCTACATTATGAAATTAATAATCCTTCTTTCCACTACGGAGTCCAAAAAGTTGGAAATCCACCTCACAATGTATATCTAATGCTACCATTCAGTGCCAGTGCAGGAACTAGTTTGTCCTTTATGTAGTGAAGCAGAAAGTAAGGGTGTGGAGGTCGGCATGGTGGATGAACATGTTGCAAGTCTGATTTCCATGTGTGGGAGCAGAGGTTGCCTCCTGTCACAGAACTCCTTGTCTTTTTTATGGACTGTTATACAGCCGTCCCCTCACCTTTGCCTCAGTCCACAAATAACCCATTCTAACCCACTCTAAAGCTTCTGAGAGCAAAGTAACAATCCAAGGTAACCCAGATGTGACATGAATGTAACATTTTGACGAacactcctctcttctcccaCCTGAATGTTGGCAGCCAGACAGTGATAGGATACTGACTTTTTTCCAGTTAAAATTGGCTGGTATTCAAGCAGAAAAAACTAAGTAAGTCAATATTCCAGAAAGCAGAGACTTAAAATAGTCTGGTCAACAAGTGATGAAGGCATGAATACAAATTTCCAGGTTTTTGGCAGAGAGAAGCAGTCTAATCTGTTACACTGGGGGACTGAACCCTAGATTTAATGTGTTTATCTAAACTGAGGCTGCAGCTAAAGATCAGATAATTCTAACTGTCATCTGCTTATAAGTGGAAACTGATATTATGTCTACATACAATGAAAGCCAAAGAATTGAGCCTTGAGGCACTTCACAGTGCTTACACATTGTGACTTATCTAGTCAGCAATACCTACACAGAGACATCATCTTCTAGGTAGGACCTAAACCAATGAAATGTGCCAGTAATATCCACAGAATCCACAATACAGAGAGTATAGTTGAGGGACTAAAATCTTAATTTACTGATGCTAATGTGGTATTCTACTGAgtttattttaatggaaataGTAAATAAGGGTCTATTAGCAACATATTAGATTATTATTCTGAGATCATTTTAGTatctgaaaaaaatcatcataagAGCATTACTGTCAAGCACACAGACAATTGCCTTAATCCCAGTATGAGCAATTGATGcatcactgtgtgcatgtaaacacagccaCTGAAGCTGAATATTTATAAACCAGATCAGTGTATCTGCTGAGAAGTTCACTTCGTGTTTCATTTACGCCAAACTGCTGTCTCCTTGTCTACAGTAAATGTCAGGGATCAGCACTGCACTCTGTCTGTGTAGATTTTGGAGGAAAACAAGCCTGGCATGCATCTGTGGGCACAGGGAAAGGAAATGTCACTATCAATGGATGCTGGCACAGATATTGTTAAATTGGGGATTGTATCTTATATCAAAGCATCACCACTTCACAGAAAAGATCATTTAGTAAAAGCTGCTCATTTGGATTTTAACAGTATTTATCTCATTCCCACTGTTTCCCCTACCCTTAGGGTTTGGCTCTAATCAGCAGGTTGTTGACTGGGCACCTTGGATCCTCTATAATTTCTGGGTGtaaagatggagggaaaagCAAATATTGTAACTCCTATGCTTGACTTTAAACTTGAGATTGGGTGATAAAGCAGGTGATAAAGCTATTTTGCTTTCATTGTCCAAAAACATTGTGTCTCAGCTTCTCTGTGTGCTGAATTACTTTCCTGACCCTGTGACCTCCATTCTCCATTCAGAACACATCTGTAATTTCAG harbors:
- the LOC108880231 gene encoding transmembrane protein 47 produces the protein MSSAVTETEESARSSPLTPLKLVGLVCVFLALCLDVGAVMSPAWVTADDQYYLSLWESCWKPTSTENWQCSSTLGADWQVATLALLLGGGALVLMSFLVALVAVCIGTRRRFYGPVAFMLFAAVVLQACSLVLYPIKFIESINLRIYHEFNWGYGLAWGGTIFSFGGGILYCLNPKNYEEYY